GCGTCTTTTATTTCCCGCAGGAACTCCCGGTGGTCGCCTACGTGGAAGATGCTGGTCTCCACCTCCTCGGTGGAACCGTACAAACTACTGCCGTATTTCATGTTCAGGTACTTGGCCGTCAGTTTAAAGGGTACCTCAAAGCCATCGGGCAGTTCAGAATCTGAGCCAACGGCCACCAGGAACAGGGTTTTGCCCTGTAGTTGCCGGCCCAGGTCCTTGTGCGCCGTCACCACATCGGTGAGCCGGTCAAAGAATGTTTTCAGGAGGCCGCTCATGGCATACCAATACACGGGCGTGGCCATGATAATGACCTGGTGCTGCGTTACCTGCTCTATGATTTTCAGGAACTGATCATCGGGCGTGTAGTCGTTCTCATAGCGGAAGGGCGCAATATGGTAATCGAGTAGGTCCAATAGCTTATGAGGTGTGTCCTGGAAAACGGTTTCCAACAAACGATGGGTATCACTGTCTTTGCGGGCGCTGGCCTGCAGGATAAGTGGTTTAGGTTCTAGAGTCATAAAGGAGAAGTTTAGCCTTTATTTCTACCCATTATCCCTGCTTTGGTTTCGTCTACTCCATCTATCTATTTCTTAAAAGTACCGGGTTTTAGCTACTCCACCACGTGCCCCACAAACTGCGATAGGTTGGTGATGATGCCGCGTTCCCGCCGAAACCCGATGGCGCAGCCTTCGCCGGCCCAGAAAACGCCTGCCTGGTAGCGGTAGCCCTGGATGTCCTGGGGCAGTTCGGCCCAGGCCTGGTAAATGCGCGGCTGGCTGTGGTACTCACCGATGGTAGAGGAAACATCTGTGTTCTCCCGCACCTCTATGTTCTGGCCTTCGCGGCCGAAGAAAGGTTTCTCCACGGCCTTGCCTTCAAAGGGCGTGAACTCAGTGCGGAGCAGGAGCGGGTGGTACGGGAACTGTTGCCAGAGCCAGGCCAGGAAGCCTTTGCTCTGGAAAATGAGGGAATAGGCCGGGTTGGCAATGATGACCGTG
This Rufibacter radiotolerans DNA region includes the following protein-coding sequences:
- a CDS encoding flavodoxin family protein, which translates into the protein MTLEPKPLILQASARKDSDTHRLLETVFQDTPHKLLDLLDYHIAPFRYENDYTPDDQFLKIIEQVTQHQVIIMATPVYWYAMSGLLKTFFDRLTDVVTAHKDLGRQLQGKTLFLVAVGSDSELPDGFEVPFKLTAKYLNMKYGSSLYGSTEEVETSIFHVGDHREFLREIKDALQEIS